Within the Halobaculum limi genome, the region CCGGCGAGTCGCGGACGTGTCTCGGAGGCGGACGGTATCCATCGAGACGACCGCGATACGCATTTGCGAGGTGCTACCCCGCCGGGAACAAAAAGGGAGGCGATAGTCGGTCGCGGACCCCCACGCTGTCGTGGGCACACCGCCCTCGCGAACGCGTCACCGACCCGAACGTTTTCGACGGCCGGCGGCGACTACAGCGATATGAGCGATCCCAGCTACGACATCGAGCGGTACCTGAACGTCCGCTCGGCACACTCCGCGGCGTTCGCGGAGGACGGAACCCTCGCGTTCCTGATGGACACGACCGGCACGCCGCAGGTGTGGAGCCTCGACGACCCCGGCGCGTGGCCCGAACAACACACCTTCTTCGAGGAGCGCATCACGTTCGTCGACTGGTCGCCCGAACGCCGCGAACTCGCCTTCGGGATGGACGAGGGCGGCGACGAACGGATGCAGTTGTTCCGACTCAACCCCGACACGGGCGAGATCACCGAGTGGACCTCGATGCCCGACGCGAAACACCGCTGGGGCGGGTGGTCTAACGACGGCGAGCGGTTCGCGTTCGCCTCCAACCGCCGCGACGAGTCCGTGTTCGACGTGTACGTGCAGGGTCGTGAGGAGACCGAAGACGACGCGGAGTTGGTGTACGAGGGCGACGGCTGGCTCTCGGTCGCCGGGTGGTCACCCGACGACACGCGTCTGCTCGTCCACGAGGCGCACGCCAGTTTCGAACACGACCTACACGTCCTCGACATCGAGACGGGTGAGTTGACGCACCTGACGCCACACACCAGCGAGGCTCGCTTCCAGAGTCCCGAGTGGGCACCAGACGGCGAGAGCGTGTACGTCTGCACGGACCACGCCTCCGACACGCTCCGACTCGAACGGATCGCACTCGGCGGCGACGGCGAAGCCGTCGGCGACCTCACCGTCGTCGAAGACGGCGACGGCTGGAACGTCGACGGCGTCGCCATCGACGAGGACACCAACCGCGTCGTCTACTCGCGCAACGTCGAGGGATACACCGAACTGACCGTCGGCGAGTTCACCGCTCCCGAGCGTATCGACGTGTTCGCGACGCCGGACCTCCCGAAGTCCGTCGCTGGCGGGGTCTCTTTTGGCCCCGACGCGGACCGCATCGCCGTCACGGTGACGGGGTCGACGGTGAACACGAACACGTACGTCGTCGACGTGAAGACCGGCGAGGCCGAGCGGTGGACGTACGCCGCCACCGCGGGCATCCCGTCGGAGACGTTCGTCGAACCCGAACTCGTCCACTACCCCACCTTCGACGGCCGAGAGATACCCGCCTTCTTCTCGACGCCCGACGACGCCCCCGAGGGTGACACGCCCGTCATCGTCGACATCCACGGCGGCCCCGAGAGTCAGCGCCGCCCCTCGTTCAACGCGGTGAAGCAGTACTTCCTCAACAACGGCTACGCCGTCTTCGAACCGAACGTCCGCGGGTCGTCGGGGTACGGCAAGGCGTACTCCCACCTCGACGACGTGGAACAGCGGATGGACTCGGTGGCCGACATCGAGGCGGCGGTGGAGTGGCTTCACGACCACCCCGTCGTCGACCCCGAGCGAATCGTCGCGATGGGCGGCAGTTACGGCGGCTTCATGGTGTTGTCGGCGCTGACCGAGTACCCGGACCTGTGGGCCGCCGGTATCGACATCGTCGGCATCGCGAGTTTCGTCACGTTCCTCGAGAACACCGGCGACTGGCGGCGCGAACTCCGCGAGGCCGAGTACGGCAGCCTCGAAGAAGACCGCGAGTTCTTAGAGTCCGTCTCACCGATCAACTCGATCGGCGAGATACAGGCACCGCTGTTCGTCCTCCACGGCGCGAACGACCCACGTGTTCCGGTGGGCGAGGCCGAACAGATCGTCGAGGAGGCGAGCGAACACGTTCCGACGCGGAAACTGATCTTCGAGGACGAGGGGCACGGCTTCTCGAAGTTGAGCAATCGTATCGAGGCGTACCGTGCGATCGTCGAATTCCTGAACGAACACGTCTGATTCCCCCGCCAATCGGACGCGTACGGCAGATTTTCACCGTCGAATGAATCGGTCGATTTTCGTCGTGTTGCGGGTTGTGGGTAGCGAATGTCTTATACCGAGTGCTTCCAATATACACGCAACTGAGATTATGTCCGCACCCGACGACGCCCGTGTGCTAGTCGCGGTCTCAGCGCGGGCGCCAGCGGACCTCGGGAGCGAGGTCGCGGCAGACCTCACGGCTCACCTCGGCGTCACCGTGATGCACAAGCGAGGCGGCGTCGCCACGGAGTTTCTGCGTGAACTCGGGCCGACCATCGACTGTGTCGTGTGCGTCTCCGACAACGCCGACTGCGTCTCGAATCTCCAAGCGGTCGCCGACAGCGTTCCCCTCGTCGTGTACGGTGACGAGGTTCCGCCAGTTCCCGTCGACGAAATCGTCGCGACTGACGGCGGAACGGGGATGCTCGCACGCCGCGTCGCAGACCGGATCGGCAAGATGCGCAAGCGTGACGAACTCGCCGAGGCGAACGCCAAACTCTCTGCCCTCAACGAGTACACGCGAGAACTCACCGCCTGCGAGACCGTCGACGAGGTGAGCGACACGGTCGTCTCGGCCGTCCACGACGCCCTCGGGCACGGTCGGGTCGTACTCGCGCTTCGCGACGGCGACGCGTTCTACCCGTACGGCCACACGCTGCCGAGCGAACCAGAAGTGAAACTCGACGTCGACGAAGGGATCGTCGGACGGACCTACCAGACCGGCGAGACACAGATCGTCGACGACTACGGCGACGACCCAGATCACACCCGCGAGGTCGAGGGGGTTCACTCCGTCGTGAGCGTCCCCATCGGCGACCGTGGCGTTCTCCAAGTGACGACCGACGCCGAGGCCGCCTTCGACCAACGCGACGCCGAGTTCATCGAGATCGTCGCCGCACACACCGCTGAGGCACTCTCTCGCATCCAACGAGAGATCGATCTCCGGGTCGAACGCGACCGCCTCCACGCCTTTTTCCACGGGATGCGTGCGGCGGCGGTGTACGTCGAGTCGACGGACGACAGAGAACCAATCGTCCGCGAGATCAACCCCGCCTACGAGGACCTGTTCGGGGGCGAATCGGTCGGCAAATCGGTGTCGGAGGCGTTCCCCACGGACGCCGAGCGAACGCTGTTCACCGACTGCATCACCGGTGACGAGGTTGAGGAGCGACAGGTCACCCGCGAGACCCTCGACGGCGACCGGAAGTTGACCGTCTCGGTCGTCCCCATCTCCACACCTGGCCCCGACCGCGCCGCATTCGGCCTGTACGCCGCCGAAGTCGAGTTCTACTGACCTCCTCGGAGTCGTTCCGCGTCGCCGCGACCCCTTCATGGACGTCCGTTAAAGTCAACACCGGCGGCCACTAACTCGCAGCTATGAGTACACAGGAACGCGGGGAGGGCCGCCAGATCCGCTGTCTCATCGCGAAAGTGGGACTCGACGGTCACGACCGCGGCGCACACGTCATCTCGCGGGCGTTCCGCGACGCCGGCTTCGAAGTCATCTACTCGGGACTCCACCGCGCACCCGACGAGATCGTGCAGGCGGCCGTCCAAGAGGACGTCGACGTCCTCGGCATCTCTATCCTCTCGGGGGCGCACAACACGCTCGTCCCGAAGATCGTCGCCGGACTCGAGGAGTACGACGCCTTCGAGGACACCCTGATCCTCGTCGGCGGCATCATCCCTGACGACGACCGCGAGGAACTCCTCGATATGGGCGTCGCCGCCGTCTTCGGGCCGGGAACGCCGATGGAGGAGACAATCGAGTTCGTCCGCGAGAACGTCCACGATCGGGAGTGATGTCGGACACGAACGCGGCGTCCGCCACGCGCGATCTCGTCTCAGATCTGTTGGACGGGAAACATCGCGCGCTCGCCAGAGTCATCACGAAGATCGAGAACCGCTCGCCCGGCTATCGCGACATCGTCTCCGAGTTGCACGGCCACACCGGTCACGCCGACGTGATCGGGATCACCGGCAGTCCTGGCGCGGGGAAGTCGACGCTCGTGGACAAACTCGCGAAGACGTACCGCGACCGCGGCGACACGGTGGGCGTCATCGCGGTCGACCCCTCCTCGCCGTACACTGGTGGTGCGGTGCTGGGTGACCGCATCCGGATGGCGTCGAACGTCGGCGACATGGACGTGTTCTTCCGGTCGATGTCCGCCCGCGGGACACTCGGCGGTCTCTCGACGGCGACGGCTGACGCGGTGAAGGCGCTTGACGCCTTCGGGAAGGACAAGGTGATCATCGAGACGGTCGGGGCCGGACAAAACGAGGTTGATATCGTCAAGACCGCCGACACCGTCTGCGTCCTCGTCCAACCGGGGTCCGGCGACGACGTGCAGATGTTGAAGGCGGGCATCCTCGAGATCGGCGACGTGTTCGTCGTCAACAAAGCGGATATGGACGGGGCCGACCGCACGGTCGCGGAACTGGAGGAGATGATCCACATGCGGGAGAACCCCGCCGCCGGTCTGAACACCGCCCACCACGGCCCCGTCGACGACGAGGAGATGCGCCAGGTTGCCATCGACGACCCCGACGAGGAGGCGTGGGACCCCGAAGTGGTCGAGACGGTCGCCACCGACGGGCAAGGGGTCGAGGAACTGATCGAGACGCTCGCGGCCCACGCCGAGTGGCTAGTCGACACCGGCCGGATCGAAGAGAAGGCGCGGAGTCGCTACGCCGAGGAGATCCGCCAGTTGGTGCGGGCGGACACCGCGCGACTGCTGGAGGGCGTCATCGAGGACGCGGGCGGCATCGACGCCCTTGCGGACCGCGTCCTCGCGAAGGAGACGGACCCGTACTCAGTGACCGACGAGTTGGTCGCGCCGGTGCGGGAGTGTCTCGAGGACGGCGACTGACTCGGCGGCGGCGCGCGCGGTCCCGCGAGAGCGCACCACTGCCCTGCGAACGCGCGGGGCCGACACTCGCGCCGACAACCGAGTAATGCGGAATTACTCTGGCTCGTCTCAAGGTCTGCGTCCACGACGACGCCAACGACACGAGTCACGCAGGACTCCCGTTCTCGCGAACACGTGCGGCTTACGCGATCGTACGCGGTTTGTATCTAACTCGGGGTGTGGCGAACCGAGGGGCGCATGGCGAACCAGACAGGCGGCAGCGATGGCGACGGCGACAGCGACGACGAACAGTTCCGGTTCCTCTACCCATCCCGGCGGACACTCCTGAAGGTCGGTGGTGCCACCGCGGGTGCGGCGGCGATCGGTGGTGCGGGACTGGTCGCGGGACAGGAAGACGACGACGACGAAGGAGACGACGATGGCGACGCGGGCGACGACGGCGGATCGACGGGAAGCGACGCCCTCCTCGACGACCTCGTCGATCCGACGTGGGGGTACCCGCTGGCGGTCGACGAGGCAGAAGGGGTCAGCGTCGAACACACCGTCGACGTGACGGTGATCCCCGGCGAGGGTGAACACGAGGGGTTCCCCGCGGAACCGGACGAGTCGGCCCCGGGGTCGTTCATAGAGATCGGCGCGGAGTTCGTGTTCGACCCGGTCGGCCTCGCGGTCGAGCCCGGCGATCTCGTGGAGTTCCAGTGCTTGGAGGGGCTCCACACCGTCTCGGCGTTCACCGAACTGGCCGAACCCGGGTTAGAGTTGCCGCGGCGGGTGCCCGAGGGCGTCCCGCCGTTCACGTCGCCGCCGCTCACGCCGGGGCAGTCGTGGGTGTACCAGTTCACGGAACCGGGCGTGTACGACTACTTCTGTTTCCCGCACCTGGGACTCGGGATGGTCGCTCGCATCGTCGTGTACGATCCCGAGGAGGACGACCTCTCGTCGGACGAGTTCGCCGTCGCGCCGCCGGAGGGCCTGTTCCCCAACGACGTCGACGTCCTCACCAGCGAGGAGTTGGAGCCACAGGCCATCGTCGATGCGGGCGAAGTCGCGTGGGCGGACCTGTCGCTCGAGTCGCCGTCGGCGGGGGAGCCCACGGACGACGACGGGACGGAGACGTCGGATGGTGAGGAAACCGAGACACCAGAGGGCGAAGAGACCGAGACACCAGAGGGAGAAGAGACTGAAGAACCGGTCGAGACAGAGAGCGGCCCCTGAGTCTGCGCGGGCCGTTCAGACGTAGGTGAACCACTCCTCGTGGTCGTCGGTGCGACGCTCCACGAGGTCGAAGAACGCGGTCTGGAGTTCCTCGGTGACCGGGCCGCGCGAGCCGTTTCCGATCTCGACGTTGTCGACCTGCCGGATCGGCGTGACTTCCGCCGCAGAACCGGTGAAGAACAGTTCGTCGGCGGTGTTCAACTCGCCGCGCGAGATGCTCACGTTGTCGTGGACGGTGTAGCCGCGTTCACGCGCCAGTTCGATCACCGTGTTGCGGGTGATGCCGTCGAGGATGGACTCCGAGAGGCCGGGCGTGAACAGTTCGCCGTCGCGCACGAGGAAGATGTTCTCGCCGGGACCCTCCGCGACGTTGCCCTCCTTGTTGAGGACGATAGCCTCCTTGTAGCCGTTGCGGCGAGCCTCCTCGCCCGCGAGCAGGGAGTTGACGTACAGGCCCGTCGTCTTGGCGTTGGTCGGAATCTGCGAGGAGGAGTGCTTGCGCCACGAGGACACCATCGCCTTGATGCCGTTCTCTAAGGCGTCCTCGCCGAGGTACGCACCCCACGGCCACGCCGCGATGGCGACGTCGGTGGGACAGTCGCCCGGCGAGACGCCGAGGCTGTGGTAGCCGTAGTACGCGATGGGACGAACGTACGCCGATTCGAGGTCGTTGCGCCGGACGACCTCCATCGTCGCCTCCGTGAGTTCCTCGCGCGAGTACGGAATCTCCATATCGTACGGCTTCGTCGACTCGTAGAAGCGGTCGAGGTGCTCCTCCCAGCGGAACAGCGCCGTTCCGTTCTCCGTGTCGTACGCGCGGACGCCCTCGAAGACGCCCGTGCCGTAGTGCAGTCCGTGCGTGAGGACGTGCGTCGTCGCGTCCTCCCAGTCGACGTACTCGCCGTTGTGCCAGATGGTGTCGACGTCCATCTCTGCGAAGCCAGCCATACGCGGTCGCAGGATTTGCCGGACAATAAAGACACCAGAAACACCGGGGGCCGGCAACGACTGGACCCAGTACCCCTCAACCGTCGTTGTGGGCCGTCCACCGCCGATCTGACAGGCTCGCGATCAACATTGACGACCGTGAATAATAAAGTCGTGCTGCTTAATTACCTCAGGAAATTACGACCGTCGAATGCCGACCGAAGCGCCACGCACGTACGACGACTTCGACGCGGAGACGCGACCGAGCCTCTGGGAAGCGCTCGTCCCGATGGCCGTGGTCGTGTTGTCGCTCGGCGTCGGGTCGGGGCTGTTGGGGCTGTCCCCGCACGCCCCGCTGTTGTGGAGTATCGCGTTCGTCGGACTGTTCGCCCGGTATCGACTGGGCTA harbors:
- a CDS encoding S9 family peptidase; its protein translation is MSDPSYDIERYLNVRSAHSAAFAEDGTLAFLMDTTGTPQVWSLDDPGAWPEQHTFFEERITFVDWSPERRELAFGMDEGGDERMQLFRLNPDTGEITEWTSMPDAKHRWGGWSNDGERFAFASNRRDESVFDVYVQGREETEDDAELVYEGDGWLSVAGWSPDDTRLLVHEAHASFEHDLHVLDIETGELTHLTPHTSEARFQSPEWAPDGESVYVCTDHASDTLRLERIALGGDGEAVGDLTVVEDGDGWNVDGVAIDEDTNRVVYSRNVEGYTELTVGEFTAPERIDVFATPDLPKSVAGGVSFGPDADRIAVTVTGSTVNTNTYVVDVKTGEAERWTYAATAGIPSETFVEPELVHYPTFDGREIPAFFSTPDDAPEGDTPVIVDIHGGPESQRRPSFNAVKQYFLNNGYAVFEPNVRGSSGYGKAYSHLDDVEQRMDSVADIEAAVEWLHDHPVVDPERIVAMGGSYGGFMVLSALTEYPDLWAAGIDIVGIASFVTFLENTGDWRRELREAEYGSLEEDREFLESVSPINSIGEIQAPLFVLHGANDPRVPVGEAEQIVEEASEHVPTRKLIFEDEGHGFSKLSNRIEAYRAIVEFLNEHV
- a CDS encoding GAF domain-containing protein yields the protein MSAPDDARVLVAVSARAPADLGSEVAADLTAHLGVTVMHKRGGVATEFLRELGPTIDCVVCVSDNADCVSNLQAVADSVPLVVYGDEVPPVPVDEIVATDGGTGMLARRVADRIGKMRKRDELAEANAKLSALNEYTRELTACETVDEVSDTVVSAVHDALGHGRVVLALRDGDAFYPYGHTLPSEPEVKLDVDEGIVGRTYQTGETQIVDDYGDDPDHTREVEGVHSVVSVPIGDRGVLQVTTDAEAAFDQRDAEFIEIVAAHTAEALSRIQREIDLRVERDRLHAFFHGMRAAAVYVESTDDREPIVREINPAYEDLFGGESVGKSVSEAFPTDAERTLFTDCITGDEVEERQVTRETLDGDRKLTVSVVPISTPGPDRAAFGLYAAEVEFY
- a CDS encoding cobalamin B12-binding domain-containing protein, with the translated sequence MSTQERGEGRQIRCLIAKVGLDGHDRGAHVISRAFRDAGFEVIYSGLHRAPDEIVQAAVQEDVDVLGISILSGAHNTLVPKIVAGLEEYDAFEDTLILVGGIIPDDDREELLDMGVAAVFGPGTPMEETIEFVRENVHDRE
- the meaB gene encoding methylmalonyl Co-A mutase-associated GTPase MeaB yields the protein MSDTNAASATRDLVSDLLDGKHRALARVITKIENRSPGYRDIVSELHGHTGHADVIGITGSPGAGKSTLVDKLAKTYRDRGDTVGVIAVDPSSPYTGGAVLGDRIRMASNVGDMDVFFRSMSARGTLGGLSTATADAVKALDAFGKDKVIIETVGAGQNEVDIVKTADTVCVLVQPGSGDDVQMLKAGILEIGDVFVVNKADMDGADRTVAELEEMIHMRENPAAGLNTAHHGPVDDEEMRQVAIDDPDEEAWDPEVVETVATDGQGVEELIETLAAHAEWLVDTGRIEEKARSRYAEEIRQLVRADTARLLEGVIEDAGGIDALADRVLAKETDPYSVTDELVAPVRECLEDGD
- a CDS encoding branched-chain amino acid transaminase translates to MAGFAEMDVDTIWHNGEYVDWEDATTHVLTHGLHYGTGVFEGVRAYDTENGTALFRWEEHLDRFYESTKPYDMEIPYSREELTEATMEVVRRNDLESAYVRPIAYYGYHSLGVSPGDCPTDVAIAAWPWGAYLGEDALENGIKAMVSSWRKHSSSQIPTNAKTTGLYVNSLLAGEEARRNGYKEAIVLNKEGNVAEGPGENIFLVRDGELFTPGLSESILDGITRNTVIELARERGYTVHDNVSISRGELNTADELFFTGSAAEVTPIRQVDNVEIGNGSRGPVTEELQTAFFDLVERRTDDHEEWFTYV
- a CDS encoding cupredoxin domain-containing protein; amino-acid sequence: MANQTGGSDGDGDSDDEQFRFLYPSRRTLLKVGGATAGAAAIGGAGLVAGQEDDDDEGDDDGDAGDDGGSTGSDALLDDLVDPTWGYPLAVDEAEGVSVEHTVDVTVIPGEGEHEGFPAEPDESAPGSFIEIGAEFVFDPVGLAVEPGDLVEFQCLEGLHTVSAFTELAEPGLELPRRVPEGVPPFTSPPLTPGQSWVYQFTEPGVYDYFCFPHLGLGMVARIVVYDPEEDDLSSDEFAVAPPEGLFPNDVDVLTSEELEPQAIVDAGEVAWADLSLESPSAGEPTDDDGTETSDGEETETPEGEETETPEGEETEEPVETESGP